A single Merismopedia glauca CCAP 1448/3 DNA region contains:
- a CDS encoding response regulator transcription factor: MTINILLVEDEVKLARFIELELNSEGYQVSVAHDGMTGLTLARESSPELVVLDWMLPELSGLEVCRRLRSTGNKVPVILLTARDDVSDRVAGLDAGADDYVVKPFSIEELLARIRAHLRRTKETEDNILQFQDLTLNRLTHQVYREQRAIELTAKEFDLLEYLLGHPRQVFTKDQILENVWGYDFMGDSNIIEVYIRYLRLKLEEKGEKRLIQTVRGVGYALREP; this comes from the coding sequence ATGACGATAAATATCCTGCTGGTGGAAGACGAAGTTAAATTAGCGCGATTTATCGAACTAGAACTCAATAGCGAAGGCTATCAGGTCAGTGTAGCCCATGATGGCATGACTGGACTAACTTTGGCGCGAGAATCATCCCCAGAGTTAGTAGTTCTCGATTGGATGCTACCAGAATTATCAGGATTGGAAGTTTGTCGTCGTCTGCGATCGACTGGAAACAAAGTTCCTGTGATTTTATTGACAGCTAGAGATGACGTGAGCGATCGTGTGGCTGGTTTGGATGCTGGAGCCGATGATTATGTGGTTAAACCCTTTAGCATTGAAGAACTACTAGCCCGAATCCGCGCTCATCTGCGCCGCACTAAAGAAACAGAAGATAATATCCTACAATTTCAAGATTTGACCTTGAATCGTCTAACTCACCAGGTTTATCGCGAGCAAAGAGCGATCGAACTTACAGCTAAAGAGTTTGACTTACTAGAATATCTCTTAGGTCATCCCCGACAAGTATTTACCAAAGATCAGATCCTGGAAAATGTCTGGGGATATGACTTTATGGGTGATTCCAACATCATTGAAGTTTACATCCGCTACCTACGGCTCAAATTGGAAGAAAAAGGCGAAAAACGCTTAATTCAAACAGTCCGTGGGGTTGGCTATGCTCTACGGGAGCCATAG